From the genome of Argentina anserina chromosome 4, drPotAnse1.1, whole genome shotgun sequence, one region includes:
- the LOC126792824 gene encoding protein YIP4a, whose translation MSHSHSLSESDTVPLHPSSQSDIDEIENLINASVQSGPTTVLPATTSRASIPVSSSPFLQSNLPPLPSKPNPVPPSVPAPPPLPSASTTTSTSATGFGSPPNTLTEPVWDTVKRDLSRIVSNLKLVVFPNPYREDPGKALRDWDLWGPFFFIVFLGLTLSWSASVKKSEVFAVAFAVLAAGAVILTLNVLLLGGHIIFFQSLSLLGYCLFPLDVGALICMVKDNVILKVVVVSITLAWSSWSAYPFMSSAVNPRRKALALYPVFLMYVSVGFLIIAID comes from the exons atgtcGCACTCGCACTCCCTCTCGGAGAGCGACACCGTCCCTCTCCACCCCTCCTCCCAATCCGACATCGACGAGATCGAAAACCTAATCAACGCCTCCGTCCAATCCGGCCCCACCACCGTCCTCCCCGCCACCACCTCACGCGCCTCCATCCCCGTCTCCTCCTCCCCCTTCCTCCAATCCAACCTCCCCCCTCTCCCCTCCAAACCCAATCCCGTCCCTCCATCTGTCCCCGCCCCTCCTCCCCTCCCCTCcgcctccaccaccacctccacctccgCCACCGGGTTCGGGTCCCCGCCCAATACCCTAACGGAGCCCGTCTGGGACACCGTCAAGAGGGACCTCTCCAGGATCGTCAGCAACCTGAAGCTCGTTGTGTTTCCGAATCCGTATCGTGAGGATCCCGGGAAGGCCTTGAGGGACTGGGATCTGTGGGGGCCCTTCTTCTTCATTGTGTTCTTGGGCCTCACTCTGTCTTGGTCTGCCTCTGTCAAGAAG tCTGAGGTTTTCGCGGTAGCGTTTGCGGTGCTGGCTGCTGGTGCTGTGATTCTGACATTGAATGTACTTCTGCTG GGAGGACACATAATTTTCTTCCAGAGCCTAAGTCTTCTTGGTTATTGCTTATTCCCTTTGGATGTTGGAGCTTTAATCTGTATGGTGAAGGACAATGTGATATTGAAGGTGGTTGTTGTAAGCATTACACTGGCTTGGAGTTCTTGGTCTGCATATCCTTTCATGAGTTCAGCAGTCAACCCCAGGAGAAAAGCTCTCGCACTTTACCCAGTTTTCTTGATGTATGTATCTGTTGGTTTTCTTATTATCGCCATTGATTAA